Part of the Drosophila santomea strain STO CAGO 1482 chromosome 2L, Prin_Dsan_1.1, whole genome shotgun sequence genome is shown below.
TCGAATCTTCCGCCGAGCATCTTTCTAAGGAGCAGTTCCTACAGTGGGGAGTGCCCTACCTGAAGAGAATTCGTGACGAGCTGGTAGACCGTCTTACAAAAAAGGCCATCCCCGTGGTTCCCATGGTAAATCGGACTAAAACATCCTATCGTGCTTACTAAATGGAATTTCTTTGCAGACACTGTTCGCTAAGGGTGCTGGGCACTCGCTTAAGGAGCAGAGCGAACTGGGCTACGATGTCATTGGCTTGGATTGGACTGTGGATCCTCTGGAGGCACGCACTTTGGTCGGACCTAACATTACGTTGCAGGGCAACCTGGACCCCCAGGACATGTACCGCGACCCTGACGAACTGCGTAACCTAACCACCGAAATGGTGCATAAGTTCGGCAAGTCACGTTACATCGCCAATCTGGGACACGGAATCACGCCCCAGACTCCGATTACGAGCATGGAAGTGCTGGTGGAGGCGGTGCATAAGGCTCTCTAAGGTGACCTGTGCTGTAACCTTTAATTTTATGATGCTTTTATCGAATGCAATAAAGACAATTGGCCTTGGGTTTAGGGTAACCTCACTGGAATGTTATATTTTAATGGTGCTGAGCCTGTTCCTGCAGAATCTTATCGTAAATCATCAGGATACTTCCGCAACAGACAAGCAGGGTGCCCAGGATGACTTCTGTGGGAGGATATAGTATATAATGTGCAATAAGTTATACATAAACATTTAGCTTACTCCTTCCCGGCAGCTTTTCCCCCAGCGCATATCCGGTTATCGCCGTAAATGCGAAGCTCAGGGAATTAGCCACTGGTACCGCCACTGTAATACTGGCCCTCTGGAGCGTCCATACGTACAAAGCACTTCCGCACTGGTTGAGTCCAAAGGGTATCCAGTAGCGCCACCGGGAGCCGATTGTGCGTGCTTCCTGGACAAAGTTGCTCCACTTGGAGCCCCTATCTCTGACCGACTCGATTCCCTGACTGCCGAGGCGAATAAACGGATTGGTAACGCCCCACAAAAGACCAACGGCAAGAAGTTGTGCTAGAAAGAGATTCTGAGTGTTAAACACGATtatattttggtttatttaccAGCAATCTCCAGCATTCTAATTTGTTTACATCAGCTGTACCTCATCAGTTTTGACTACATTTTAGAGCAACAATGTAGGGCATTCCATTAATAGCTATGTAAATAACAAtgcataaacaattttatattCACCATTgtaataaatgtattatttaataaacagatctttgaaataaaatttgtgCAGCGCTTTTTTTTGAGATTGTTATTACATCAATCGAGAAAATATTAGTAAATCCCTTCAATTCTGGATTACAATTTTGCGAATTTAAAAGCATTATGCTAAATAATATTGTTATAATAAAGTCAGCATTTGGGTATGTCctaacttttgaaaaatgaatttgatttgttttaaAGAATtaagtttgcttttttttagAAACTTTACTCGATTTGAAGAAGACacattaaagaaaaaaaacagagccAATCCAATTAAATATCAGCGGACGAAACAGAAACagtttaaaaattacaaattcaaaaaacaaCTTAAACTTTTGGTATCAGAGTCAATCAGTTTACAAATTTAAGACGTCATTCTCTTAATATTACTGTTTTCGGAATACCCTCGTTACGGAATACCGCCAAGCTAGTTTTACTGTACAATACGATAGTCACGATAACGCAGTCACACTATTTTCTGCTCCCCTCTAGCATCTCTTCTTCTatccttttcttttcgctgCGTTTCCGGAAGAGGTTCGTAGTTTGcgattttatatttaaatcgaaaaacaTCGAATATTTCCACGAAGTAAATGCAATGAAGCTGTGTGCACAATGTTCGGAGTCGAAAAACCGATCACGGCGTATGTTCATTTTCCCTGTGCAGCATTTTCGGAGTCATTTATTTGCGGATGGAATATTCCATAGCagttttgtttatattgtGGCATCATCTAAAATTCGTTGTTAATTATTTGCAGGATATTGAGTAGCACCGTTTCGGGCTAAACAGCACAATGACCAAGACCAAGGGCGAGAAAATCAACAAATCCGCGATCAATGAAGTCGTGACCCGCGAGTGCACCATTCACTTGGCCAAGCGTGTCCACAACATCGGCTTCAAGAAGCGCGCGCCCCGCGCCATCAAGGAGATCCGCAAGTTCGCCGAGCGGGAGATGGGCACCACCGACGTGAGGATCGACACCCGTCTGAACAAGCACATCTGGTCCAAGGGTATCAGGTGCGTAGTCCGTAGTTTGCTCTGAACTAGAACCTTCTGTAATACGCCGTTAATCCCTTCCAGGTCCACTCCATTCCGCATTCGCGTGCGCCTGGCGCGTCGTCGTAACGACGATGAGGACTCCCCCAACAAGCTGTACACCTACGTGACCTATGTGCCGGTGTCCACGTTCAAGAACTTGCAGACCGAGAACGTCGAGTCCAGCGACGACTAAGCAACGTAATTGACGGCCAACATAATACGGttaataaaaagtaatttttatttagaaaaaacaaacaaaacaagtgACTTAAAGTGTGGTAAACTGCGGCTGCAGCAAGTAGACTGCCTCCTGCGTGGCCATGGACAGCAGTCGAAGCTTGTGTCTGGGCAGCTGGAGCACTTCCAAGGCATGACCCTTTGGCAAGGCACTGTCGCCGAGGATTTGCTGGAATCCCGCTGCTCCGCGGTGCTGGTAGATGCTAAGCGGTTGCTGTGGCAGGACGTTGGACACGCAGAGCAGTAGATCATTGGATTCTGGCAGATGCATAAAGCGCATTACCCGCGACTGCTGAGCGTCCTGGAGTTCGAGGACTTGGTCCAGGTGGAAACTGCTCGTGTCTGTGCTGTCGAAGCTGCGAAGCGATTAAAACCTTTATAAATGCAGAATTAGTGAAGTGATCATGAATCTACCTGTAAATCCGAATCTCTGCTGCTGGCGATGAAGCCATGAGTGCCACATATCCGCTCTCCATGCCAGCACCTCCTTGACTAAGCTCCATTTGCTCCACCTGCCCATCCATCAGCCTGCTCGATAGGGAGTAATCGCCGCTAGTCCATTTCCAAAGCTCCACCGCTCTGGGAGAACTAACTAGAATGGGCATCTCATATGAATCGGCGACCGCCAACAACTGTTTTACTGCCCGCCTGGGCAAGATTGCTTTCCTGCTTTTGTTCTGCTTATCTAGGCATCGGATTACTACCTGGTTTTCTTCTTGTAGTGCCCGGCACTGAAATCCATATGATCTGAAATGTAGTTTCTTTGGGGTTTGTGAATCCTCAGCGCTTTGATCCAAGTTTGTGTTCTTTAGCTCTGTCGGTGTGAATAAGCCTACAAATACAAAGCATTCAGTTATAATTATGTGGACTTTGGGATACCCTTCCTATATCTGCTTTTGCGTTGCTGATATTAACTGGCgtttaggttttttttttaatgacaACTTGCGTCTATATCTTAATCTacgttgaaatattttctggATTTAAGATATTGTTTAGACCCAATTAAAAAGTATTAGGACTCATTCAAAGGGTATATCAAAACAACAGATAAGAAAGCAAACCAGTGAGGTTAGACTGCTTGCATTTAAAAGCAAAACTCGACAATTTTCCGgcagaaagagaacagattgcGGTAGACCAACGACTCCTCGTAAGGCTATTACAGTTTACCATGAAAAGGCACTTGAAGGCATGTCTTTGGGTCCTTTGTTTTGCCTCCACGGCGTTATCCAGCCTTGCGGAGACCACTTCGCCCAAACCAACGCTGGCTTCGGCGTTTAGGTGAGCAACACATACAGTCAATTCTTTGTTCGCTAAGATCCACCCCTTTGCAGTGGAAAATCCAAAACAACCGCTGTTAGCACTGCCCTGAAGGCGAATAAGACGGCGAGTGAGCTCCTACCTATGGTCATCAACACTTGGAACTTCACGGCCGCCAATGTGCTGGCCTGGCGGATCCTCAAGCAGAGCAAGGGTGGACTCCGGCAGACGCGGAACGCAGTAGTGGAGGGCTGCTCGAAGTGTGAGAAGCTGCAGTGTGACCGGACAGTGGGCTATGGCGGATCCCCGGACGAGTTGGGCGAAACCACGCTGGATGCAATGGTCATGGACGGGGCCACCATGGAAGTGGGGGCGGTGGCTGGCCTGCGGCGCATTAAGGATGCTATTAAGGTGGCCCGGCACGTTCTAGAACACACGCAACACACCATGCTGGTGGGTGATGCGGCGTCCGCTTTCGCCAATGCTATGGGATTCGAGTCAGAGTCGCTGGTCACGCCGGAGTCGAAGGATATGTGGTTGCAGTGGACGGCGGAAAACTGTCAGCCAAACTTCTGGAAGAACGTTCACCCGGATCCCAAGGTCTCCTGCGGGCCGTACAAACCGCGGCCGACTCCCCTGACCCGCTGGAAGGAGGACCGTGCCCGGAATGAGTACGAGATTGGAAGGAAGAACCACGACACCATTGGCATGATTGCTATCGACGTGGAAAGCAACATCCACGCCGGCACCTCCACCAACGGGGCGCGTCACAAGATTCCCGGACGGGTGGGAGATTCCCCCATTCCGGGTGCCGGTGCTTATGCCGACAACGAGGTGGGTGCAGCCGTAGCCACCGGAGACGGAGATGTGATGATGCGCTTCCTGCCCTCATTGCTCGCAGTAGAAGCGATGCGAGCAGGAAAGCCCCCGGTGGATGCAGCTCAGGAGAGCCTTCGCCGCATTATTAAGCACCACAAGGACTTTATGGGTGCCCTCATCGCCGTGGATCGGCTAGGAAGGTATGGCGCCGCCTGCTACGGACTGGACGAATTCCCCTTTATGGTAAGCAGTCCAGCCGGAAGAGATGGGCCCACGCGCTTGGAAACGGTCAAATGTATAGCTGGTCAAGACAAAGTAAATATCGTTTCGTTGTGAGATGGCGGAAACTGTAAGGGatttcaataaaatgtataattcgTTGGGAATTCTGTCATATAACATTGTGGTATTCCAAAGCCTGTATTTGTTTGAGCCTATCGGCAGCACGATAGGCAAGTGGTTATACCGTACAGTGGTGGTACCAAAAATATCGATGTGTAGGAATCCTAACATTATGGTCACCCTTAAGTACAGTGGTAATTGCAGTTAAACATCCGCACTTACGTATCACCAGCTGTGATGAGCTATAATAGAAATATGaattttgataaataaataaagtattaGAATAGATTAAAAAACAATGTTCAAAATATTTGATCAAATCTAATCCCAACGGGAATACCTAAATAATTTCGACTTACATTTAGAGCTTGGTACTTCCACCACTACCATTATTTTATTCGTAGTGTATAAGtttataattcaaaataataaaagtattaCCATTAATTAAATGATAATAATTCTGTTGAAACATTTCCTTTTTCAGTACATCGAGCGAGTACTGTGAACAAATATGTTGCCAAAAATTCTCTCATCCCTAAGTTACTGTACCAAAAAGCGGCATTTCTGGTATTTGCATGTCGCACGGTCACATTTTCCGCCAATTTACCGACGCCAAATACAGAAGAGGAAAAGAGAAGCGAACGCTGCGAAAGCGGAGAAAAAACAAGCGAATTTTAGTTGCATATATTATTGGTGTGTCGcgtgtaaataaaaaagccTCCAAAATTATCAGGAACGCGCAACCAGCGGGCCGCAAGTCGCTGACTAAGATGGCAATTCAACTGGACAAGATTTTGCAGGACATCGCTAAAGAAAAGGTACTGCATCCAAACAATGGCGGCGCCAgcaagcaggagcaggaggaggcgTGGGCCAGGATCGGGCGTCTCAACAAGCTTTCTGTGCACGAATCGCGCTCCATCTTCATAGTACTTCAGAAAAAGTACGAGCAAGAAAAGCTAAAGGGCAATTCGGCGTGGAAGCTCTTCAGCTTGATGCATCAGATTCACCAGGAGCCCAAGATCTCAATCAAGGAGGAGAAGTAAGTGGAGTAAATAATCGTCTAACCATGAAAAACTAACAATAATTTAAACTTCCCGCAGTGATCAAGTTCCCTTGGACGAGGTGGAGGAGTACGAAATGCTGGAGGTGCAGGAGCCTGAGGACGAGG
Proteins encoded:
- the LOC120448342 gene encoding transmembrane protein 234 homolog, translated to MLEIAAQLLAVGLLWGVTNPFIRLGSQGIESVRDRGSKWSNFVQEARTIGSRWRYWIPFGLNQCGSALYVWTLQRASITVAVPVANSLSFAFTAITGYALGEKLPGRKVILGTLLVCCGSILMIYDKILQEQAQHH
- the LOC120448350 gene encoding 60S ribosomal protein L31, coding for MTKTKGEKINKSAINEVVTRECTIHLAKRVHNIGFKKRAPRAIKEIRKFAEREMGTTDVRIDTRLNKHIWSKGIRSTPFRIRVRLARRRNDDEDSPNKLYTYVTYVPVSTFKNLQTENVESSDD
- the LOC120448253 gene encoding putative N(4)-(beta-N-acetylglucosaminyl)-L-asparaginase GE19290; amino-acid sequence: MKRHLKACLWVLCFASTALSSLAETTSPKPTLASAFSGKSKTTAVSTALKANKTASELLPMVINTWNFTAANVLAWRILKQSKGGLRQTRNAVVEGCSKCEKLQCDRTVGYGGSPDELGETTLDAMVMDGATMEVGAVAGLRRIKDAIKVARHVLEHTQHTMLVGDAASAFANAMGFESESLVTPESKDMWLQWTAENCQPNFWKNVHPDPKVSCGPYKPRPTPLTRWKEDRARNEYEIGRKNHDTIGMIAIDVESNIHAGTSTNGARHKIPGRVGDSPIPGAGAYADNEVGAAVATGDGDVMMRFLPSLLAVEAMRAGKPPVDAAQESLRRIIKHHKDFMGALIAVDRLGRYGAACYGLDEFPFMVSSPAGRDGPTRLETVKCIAGQDKVNIVSL